The sequence CAAGGCTCCTGAGCTGGGGCTGGGTACTGCAGATTAATGAGGTGGATGCTCCAAATCCCCTGGAGGGCCCCCGAAAGTGTCGCAGCTTTGAAatgccaggattctgggatgcctgggtggctcagtccttagcgtctgccttcagctcaggtcatgatccctgggtcctgggatccagccccacatcaggctccctgctctgcgggaagcctgcttctccctctctcactccccctgcttatgcgctgtctctcactgtgtctgtcaaataaataataaaatcttcaaaaaaaaaaaaaaggaaaagaaaaaaaatgaaaagaaatgccaGGATTCTACCCTGGGGTGTGTTAAGCCTTCCACGAACAGCACGGGGCATGGAAACGGAAGCTGGCTTTGTTCCTTTGGAAGTGGTGGGAGTGGAACGAGTTAAAAGGTCACTTttcagggaggaggcagggaggtagagacagagggaggctgCTATGGATGGAGAGACAACCTCCCCAGAGCTGCCAGCAGGAGCAGGataggagggggaagcaggtgcgGGTGAGCAGGGCAAGCCCAGAGTGTGTCTATCAGGCAGACATGTTTTGTAAACCCTCTGCCTGGCTATGCATCTCCTTGATAGTGTGCCTGAAAAACTAAGCTGTCCATTCATATTTACAAAAGGAGGAATGGATCAGACAGCAAGCACACGGGGAATAAAGTAAAGCCTCATTGCTGAAGAAGGCATTTCCAGGGTAAAGCCATTTCGTGTTGACCTTGAGAACCAAGCCAGGCTGCAGGCATTCACtgaacaaagattaaaaaaaaaaaaaaaaaaatcaaaacccttTAAGGAGCAGCCAGCCCGGAGGTGCACGAGCACTAAGTCACTGCCCTGCCTTGGGTACTGGGCCCCCTCATCCCCTCCTCCTTTTCTGCGCTCCTCCAGAACACAAAATCTGAACCAGCAAAGGAGCAAAAGCCTTCAGTCTAGGGAAGGGCCTGCCAGCGATAACTCATCCCTCTCAAGACTCCACCGCCTGGCCTGTCTCACCTCTCCCTGGGACTGCCGCAGTGACTGACTTTCTTTGTGCCCTGTGATCCAGGCTCTGGAACCTTCTCTCTCCTATGAAAAGCTGACCCATCACTTCCCTGCTTCAAAGATCGCAAGGCCTCGCTCTGCACTAGGGGCACGGGGTCCGAGTTGGGAGTTTctggagagggagagtggggctTAATGGAGTCCAGGTTCCACCCCCTGTGCCTCTAGGTGCCTCCATAAAGCAGGAATCATTGTATCCTTGGCTTGCAACAGGGAACACAAGAGCGCTTAGAAGAGGACTTTGCAGCAGTAGACACCTAGAAGGGGCACCTTTTATTACAATGATTACATGAAGTCTAATTTCTGGAGTGCAATGCGTGAGAACATCACGAGCTGCCCGCTTGCCTGCTTATCAGCTTAGGTCCCTCCCCACTCCAGGCCGCTTGTGCTCGCTGGAGCTCTCACCACCCCCGCAGCTCCCCTACCCTGGTGCCCTCTgtgtacccccacccccactcccagaacTCCTCACATTATCTCGCTTGTTACCCTGGTCTTTGCCCTGGATTTCCCTCTTCTGAGCAGTCCTTGCTAACCTCCTCTACCTACCGGCCATCAGCCCTCATGGTGGCTTATGGTTCTGTTGTCATTTCTTCCCTGTCAGTCTGCATATCTCTCTGTTCTTCCAGTCATGGGACTGGAATTGCCCATTACATTCAGTCTCCCCCACTAGACTGCCGAGGACTTGAGGTCTAGCTCTGTGCCTTACTCATCTTTGCATCACTATTGCCCAACATAGAATCAGGCCTTGGTGAGTTGGGGATCAATAAATAATCGATGCCTGTTCAATGACTATATGATCTGCTTTCTCACCTTTTAAGATAACAGGATATGTCAAACCCCAACCTCTTAACCACCAAGTACTATATGCCCCTCTTCTTACACACAGACCTCTGCAccctcccatccctctccctccacacacTTCTCAGAATTTGAGTTTCAAGCACACAGATCCTGATTTCCCATACCAAGGCTACTACTGTTGGACATTTCTCCTCTGTTGTGTGTCTGCACAAGACTGCTGGTACTCACTACCAAATTATTATGGTTTATATGTacggctgaaaaaaaaaattatctctcgGTTCCAGGAAAGATTGTTCCATGTTTCCAAAACAGTTCCGTTTGCTTTTCAATAACATATTCAAAGTGGAGGTGTTTACAACTGCTGCATCATtctcaaaaacaatgaacacGGTGTAAGACTCAGATTACAGAGCAGGGAAACAGGACTGCATCGTCCGCGGAGCAACCAGCAGGGGGAGCTAGAGGGCAGCCTAAGCAAACATGAGGCGCAACTGGGTCTCCCTTTCGGAGAACCCCGGGGTGGCCGCGCCGAGGGTCAGCCTGGAGGGGCCTCCTGGCAGGGCTGACCTGGAGCTAGCCTCCGGTACCTTCTTAGCTTCTTCGTCAGTTTTTCATGACACCATGGCCTTCTGTAAGTTCTCTGATCTTCCGTTAGCCAGTTTCACAAGTCGAAATCCAAGGGCCACGAAATCTAAGGACCATGATTTTCGCTGACTAGCAGAGCACGCCCCGATATCCCAAGTCGCCTGAAGGAACCCATGGCATGAATGTGTTTTTATCAGGAGTACCATTAACAACTCTGTGTTAAGAAGCACGTATATATCAGGGGAGTAGGAAGGAGAAATGTCAGCACCTGGCATGCACAAATGCTGAGACTAAGAGACATACTAGcttataaaaaggaaagatttttgttgttgttgtttttaaacattgaaCTATGCTCtgattatggatttttttaaatctttattttaaagaaagagatagaGCACGCGAGtgaggaaggggcaaagggagagagaaatagaatcCTGAAGCcaactccccattgagcacagagccaaagcggggctcaatctcagcactctgagatcatgacctgagttgaaattgagAACTGACTGCTTAaccgattaagccacccaggtgcccctgattaagTATTCATAAAATGGTAGTATGCAATTGGAGTCAAAGGAACCAAGGCAAAACAATAGagagaatttcttaaaatttctgagtTATGTTCTTCATTTCTGAGTGTGTTCTTTGAGTCTATAATTCTAATCACGGAGCTTCATGTAAGTGCAgacaatataaattaaatttggaTGCTAGAAACTGACAAAGATGTAAATGACATTTCCCATTCCCCGGAAATGTGTAATTCCTGGTGTCTTTCACGCTCTCTTCCAAATTCTGAAGAGCGTTTCCAAGACTCTGGTCAGGGATATTGATGCcagaagaaagagcaagagaaatctCCGTGACATGCCACGAGCAATCCAAATATGCAGCGACTGTGCAGAGgtgtttaaaataaagcaaaaccaaaccagaaGCCAGTTGCCGCCTGCTTTAAAGCATGACACTTAAATTCCTTCTTACATTATTAATAATGGTCCTCGGAAACGGGGAAGAACTTCACCCCAGGGAGCTTTAAACCACTGTTCCTCCCTAATCAATTGCAGACTGCTCCGCTCCAACTCAGGCGGCATGTGGCATGCGGACACTGTTATTATGAGCTGGCTGTAATGTCAGCACAGGGACCCTGGGACCCTAGACCTCAAGCCCGTACTcctgcctacttttttttttttttttttttaactttttaaaaatttcacattcAGCTTCATTCCCAAGAACGTCTGAGGGAGGTCTGGGTTGTGAAGCCTGATTACAATGGCATTTCAAATCATTCCTCAGGAACACAGAACACTAATGGACCCAAGAAACAATGGTTATTCCTTTGTAACAAGTGGGCAATGCCCCTTAACTGTCACGTCTAAGTGAGTTATGAGCTATAACTAACACCATCTACAGTTAGAATGTAGCAGACACAGATATTTTACACTGGGACTTGAGGCCAAGGCTGTGTCTGACTCATAGTTTTCTTCCTTGGCACCTGGTACAGAAGCCTGCATACAGTAGGGACTAAGCACGTGTTTCTTAAATGAGTGACTGAGTCTGAAGGATCAAAATGCTTCCTCACTGGGGTGGCAATGGAATGAACCTGGGCGCAGAGGGATGTCTAAGGCTTTAAAGCAAAGACTGACGTTTCCCAGGGAAAAGGAATTCTGTTTGTAATGCAACAGAGAGacactgcctcagtttcccacatGCTGGCCTGCCTTACAGGCTTCAGTCTCCAGACTGCAATCTCAGCTCTTACCTGAGTTTGCAGGCTACTCACTTGACCTACCAATCTCGGACTTGCCAGTCCCCACAACTGCAGGGGCAAGTTGTTATAAGAAGataaatcaatctctctctctctccccccatcccGTCAGTCTGTTTCTCCGGAGAGGCCGAATACAGGAACTGTGACCCAGATGTGCTCCTGGGCTCCTGACATGGCTCTGAAGGCAGAGTTCAGAAGTAAAGATGGACGACCCAGGTGTGCTCCTGTGAGTTACCATCTTGGAGAAGGGCCCTGCTAGGTGCGCTGGCCATCACCCAACCGTTGGATGTGCGCCAAGCTTTGTGAGGTCAGAACTCCCTGTTCTCACCAGAAGTGCTCTCCTCTGAGCCCACAACATCCATTTAATCCCGGGGTTAACTAAAATTACCATCATTTATACTTCTCTTTGGAGGCGACATCCCTAACTGTCGCTGCCCCCGTGGGagttctgctttcctctctggtcctctctctctcatcccatGATTCTACCATGTATGGGTTCATCAGGCCTACTGTGGGCAAGGCTGGGAGCCTGTCCACGTAGAACACAGGGTCTGTAGGAGACGAATTCTGAGCACCTGGAAGGGCCAGGGCACCGGCCTCCTACTCCCCTAACACCCAACTTGTGGAGAAACACTTCTGGTTTAAAATCGTCCCCCAAAAGACCTCTGTTGGCCTCTCCACCAGGCTCATTCTGCCCCAGGGAGGGATGATGCAGAGGGTCAGCCCGAGTGCGCACCGCGGCGACCCACCTATCTCCTCGCCCAGGGAGGAGTTGAGGATGGCGCCGGCCGACATGACCACGGCGCAGCTCCGGAGGCCGCGCGGATGCAGCTGGCTCAGCGGCACGGCGGGGACCAGCTTCTGCCAGCCCAGCGCGGAGAAGGGCGCCTCCTTGCCGTCCAGCGTGCGCACCCGCACCCGGCTCCGCAGCGCGCACAGCAGCTCCGCGCGGCTCAGCCCAGCCGTCCGCCGCCCGCGGAAGCGCACGCCGTGCTTGTTGGTGCTGAGGTAGTCCTGCATGGCTTTCTGCAGCCGCGGGTTGAGCATCTTGGACGAGACGTTTCCCTTCCAGAGCCGGTGGAGGAAGGCCCTGGACATGGATGAGTACAGCCTGTCCCCGTCCTCGCCGTCCTCCAGCACCAGGCCCCCGCCGGGTTTCCGCTGCCTCTTCCTCGCCCGCCTTCTTGGCGCCTGGCGGGCTGGTGCAGCCCTCTCCAGCCGGCCTTGGTCCCCGTGGGAGGAGGGGGGTCCCGGCGTGCCCTGAGTGTGGCGGCGCAATCCTGGCTGACCCGCGGCAAAAAAGTAGTCGTCGTCCTCCGGGTAGAAAGCGCTTTGCGATTTTCTCCCGATCTGGGATGAAAAGAACTCTTCGTCATTTTCGAACCCGTCCTGCACCTGGGCCCATTGCGGTAGATCTCCCGGCCCCGCGTGGAAGGGGCCAGGCGGGCGTCCATTCATTATCCCCTTGTGTGTACCCAGGCTCTCAGGCAAGGAGGGCTCCTGCACTGCGCCCATGATGGCCCTCTGCTTCCCCTGCATGGGCAGGAGCCGCCTGGTCtccaggaaggagaaggagctggGCGCAGGCTCAGCGGGGTTGCTGTCagtgaagtaaataaaaatcaccaCGAAGAGGAGGCCCCAGGCGAATATCCCGCAAAGCATTCGTTGTCTCCATTGCTTCAAGTGTGGTTTCATGGCAGGTCTCTGGGGTCAGCACCTTGTGTCTTAAAGTGGTGGGAGGCCAAATGAACCTGAAAAACAGCCAGGTCTACGGTTAGCCACCCGAAGACACCTGCTCCGACGGCAGGGGCGCTGGGGACAATCTGGCCTAAGCAGCGTTTCTGCAGGGGAGAGTTAAAAGGAGGCATTAGAAACCAGAATCATCTGAGAATTTTGGCTAAATTCCAGTGTCACATCCCCGTTTCACAGACCGGACCTCTGCAAGACAAGGGGTCTCACTGAGAAtcctgggagagaggggaggagtggCTGTATATTTGGAAAACTTCTGGTGGTATAACCACCTCTCCACCCTGGGGCTGATCAGGGCCAATTCCAACAACCTCTCTCTGCAACTGCCTTTACAGAATTCCATTTGGTAAAGCAAAGCAGCTGAATTAAGAAGTAGAGTCggccctctcttccctgctttatCAGAACACCAAAGGCTCAATTTCTAAGGACTGACAGCCATATCAGAGTCTTCATAGTCTCCCCCAGGCTCTGGAGGCTTCCCGGAATATACCAGAAGTTCACCTATGGTCCTGAATAAGCAATGCTTCAGAGACTGTGGCCGTGGACCAATGTTATACCATAGCACCTGTAGACTTCAAAAATGCACCCCGAGAAACGCCCTCCTACTTCATCCCCATCATGAATCTCTGATGGACTAGGAGGGAGGTGCGTTAACATTTCAAATAAAGGAGGAGATGAGGAGAGAGCTTGCTGTTTGTCGATGAGCCTCCAACAGGGAAAGGGTGACAAAGGAGGCGGAGATGAAAAGTATAAGATAAAATGTAAGGCAGAAGGAGCCTCTCCTTCATAGAGTACCGCAATCTGTGTGTATTGTGACATTGCTGTGTGGGATAAGACGGTACTAAGAAATGCACTGAGCCTTCAGGAATGTAAGCAAAGCCCCCCAAAGGGAAAAAACACAAGGCATGTGTAATAATACTGGAGCCTACTGGAGCTAACAATGAACACAGTGCCCAACAGAGGGAGACACTGAGTAATAATGGCTAAAAGAATGAcatgagtggggcgcctgggtatctcagtgggttaaagcccctgccttcggttgaggtcatgatcccatgatccctggattgagccccacatcaggctcagggagcttgcttcccccgccacccccggcctacttgtgatttctgcctacttgtgatttctgtctgccaaataaacaaaagaaaaaaaaaaacagaagaagaatatgagtctgcgtgtgtgtttgtgggggGTACTGTATGTCTGGGTGATGGGGTTGGAAGTAGGAAAAAACTTAACTGAATAGTGATGCCCATCCAGGCATGGGAGACCTCGAAGACCTATCTGGATGCCAGAGCCACAGGCTCTGTGAGA comes from Neovison vison isolate M4711 chromosome 8, ASM_NN_V1, whole genome shotgun sequence and encodes:
- the ST6GAL2 gene encoding beta-galactoside alpha-2,6-sialyltransferase 2, with product MKPHLKQWRQRMLCGIFAWGLLFVVIFIYFTDSNPAEPAPSSFSFLETRRLLPMQGKQRAIMGAVQEPSLPESLGTHKGIMNGRPPGPFHAGPGDLPQWAQVQDGFENDEEFFSSQIGRKSQSAFYPEDDDYFFAAGQPGLRRHTQGTPGPPSSHGDQGRLERAAPARQAPRRRARKRQRKPGGGLVLEDGEDGDRLYSSMSRAFLHRLWKGNVSSKMLNPRLQKAMQDYLSTNKHGVRFRGRRTAGLSRAELLCALRSRVRVRTLDGKEAPFSALGWQKLVPAVPLSQLHPRGLRSCAVVMSAGAILNSSLGEEIDSHDAVLRFNSAPTRGYEKDVGNKTTVRIINSQILTNPNHHFIDSSLYKDVILVAWDPAPYSANLNLWYKKPDYNLFTPYVQHRQRNPNQPFYILHPKFIWQLWDIIQENTKEKIQPNPPSSGFIGILIMMSLCGEVHVYEYIPSIRQTELCHYHELYYDAACTLGAYHPLLYEKLLVQRLNTGAQGDLHRKGKVVLPGLRAVRCPAPNPAGPPS